One Atribacterota bacterium genomic region harbors:
- a CDS encoding TRAP transporter substrate-binding protein, whose translation MIKSDKNSILLFLLVIAIFVLVVSPVHCEPKYQFNMISDEPIWGETGLILQAFESGVNYLSDGDIAIKMYPAGEWGTGEEAGLQSLQMGTLDLVVTMSANLGVYTDALYAFDIPFMFENSVNAMNFAFKSTTEHTPLVQKMLDKASEESGIMVLSMAPMGRRDIFANKPINSIEDLKGMKIRTMASPIQVDAFNFMGAIATPLPYSECFTALQLKTVDAAENSPAAYTMMKFIEAAPYYFGSDHYSSVVGIAMSKKSWDSLPTAYQNIVRQAAVGAMNVSSIWALGSADYSLSSEVKDGAEGVVMITPEEKLELRKNVLPKMLDKYGEQIDPEILETLAQEDEVIAEWLNSK comes from the coding sequence ATGATAAAATCAGATAAAAATAGCATACTATTATTCTTATTAGTAATTGCAATATTTGTGTTAGTAGTCTCTCCTGTACATTGTGAACCAAAATATCAATTTAACATGATTTCAGATGAACCTATCTGGGGAGAAACAGGGTTGATATTACAAGCTTTTGAGTCAGGTGTGAACTATTTAAGCGATGGCGATATAGCTATTAAAATGTATCCGGCTGGTGAATGGGGTACCGGTGAAGAAGCCGGTCTTCAATCTTTACAAATGGGAACTCTGGACCTGGTTGTAACCATGTCTGCTAACCTTGGAGTATATACAGATGCTCTTTATGCTTTTGATATTCCTTTTATGTTTGAAAACAGCGTAAATGCAATGAATTTTGCTTTTAAATCAACAACAGAACATACTCCTTTAGTTCAAAAGATGCTTGATAAGGCTAGTGAAGAAAGTGGAATAATGGTATTAAGTATGGCTCCAATGGGAAGAAGAGATATCTTTGCTAATAAACCTATCAATTCAATTGAAGATTTAAAAGGCATGAAAATTAGAACAATGGCAAGCCCAATACAGGTGGATGCCTTTAATTTCATGGGAGCAATTGCAACTCCATTACCATATTCTGAATGTTTTACCGCCTTACAATTAAAAACAGTTGATGCTGCCGAAAATTCTCCAGCTGCTTACACCATGATGAAATTTATTGAAGCTGCTCCTTACTACTTTGGTTCCGATCATTATTCATCAGTTGTAGGGATTGCCATGAGTAAAAAATCCTGGGATTCACTTCCTACAGCTTATCAGAACATTGTAAGACAAGCAGCTGTTGGTGCTATGAATGTTTCAAGCATTTGGGCATTGGGTTCAGCTGATTATTCTTTAAGCAGCGAAGTAAAAGATGGAGCAGAAGGCGTAGTTATGATTACACCTGAAGAAAAGTTAGAGCTAAGAAAAAATGTATTGCCAAAAATGTTAGATAAATATGGAGAACAGATAGATCCTGAAATATTAGAAACTTTGGCACAGGAGGATGAGGTTATTGCAGAATGGTTAAATTCAAAATAA
- a CDS encoding TRAP transporter small permease, which produces MLKILEKLVNIFTWVEDKILTIFPLLLLLVSIFAVFNRYFLKYSMGWYEEISLYFYMLLVYWGASKASKDGSHYSVNLIIDKYEGRTRSYIEILIWLVCLSISLLGTYFGFQMATITTMKTVSLKIPNSIILFTTIAMGFLGMSLKYLYKIINEIKKLKEENNQAGVA; this is translated from the coding sequence TTGCTGAAGATTTTAGAGAAATTAGTGAATATTTTTACATGGGTTGAAGATAAAATTTTAACCATCTTCCCGCTTCTATTATTACTAGTAAGTATTTTTGCTGTTTTTAACAGATATTTTTTGAAATATTCCATGGGCTGGTATGAAGAGATATCACTCTATTTCTATATGCTTTTAGTATACTGGGGTGCCAGTAAGGCATCGAAAGATGGAAGTCATTACAGTGTTAATTTGATAATTGATAAATATGAAGGCAGAACCCGTAGTTATATCGAGATACTTATCTGGCTGGTATGTCTGTCTATTTCTCTTTTAGGAACTTATTTTGGTTTCCAAATGGCTACTATAACTACAATGAAAACAGTTTCACTTAAAATACCGAATTCAATTATTTTATTTACCACAATAGCAATGGGATTTCTTGGAATGTCTTTAAAATATTTATATAAAATAATTAATGAAATTAAAAAATTAAAAGAAGAAAATAACCAGGCAGGTGTTGCATAA